The Coffea arabica cultivar ET-39 chromosome 1e, Coffea Arabica ET-39 HiFi, whole genome shotgun sequence genome has a window encoding:
- the LOC113716271 gene encoding protein CHROMATIN REMODELING 8-like, giving the protein MEEEEEDRVLLNRLGVTSANPEDIERHIFGQAKTSAADSSAAGGSDGEELVVGAESNGASSTSLPDLYNKLRAMELEIDAVKSAFEVKNFAKDDAHVSEGDSEKGHESVEAEENNSRASPNDTTLQHALASDRLKSLIKTKAQLEKKISDGSPDLEYRNLIKNIVKEERNSKRKPKDVKKLIKNQSKRLKRASFSEDDDFDAVLNAASAGFVETERDELVRRGIFTPFHKLRGFERRIQEPGSSSRHDVIENADENDQVASSSLARAVRSITEAAQARPTTKLLDSEALPKLDAPTHPFQRLRVPLRIKHSLDNDVEKNKDTKRKKKRPVPAKIWRKKISREEKTFEGNDARNSGNEDDDGEDAVDLDGEGPSFVALEGGLRIPEAIFSKLFDYQRVGVQWLWELHCQRAGGIIGDEMGLGKTIQVIAFLGSLHFSFMYKPSIIICPVTLLRQWRREVQKWYPRFHVELLHDSAQDAPGMKKQKSSSESDDDEFLDSDIEETLPSKTTKKWDSLINRVLRSDSGLLITTYEQLRLLGEKLLDIEWGYAVLDEGHRIRNPNAEITLVCKQLQTVHRIIMTGAPIQNKLSELWSLFDFVFPGKLGVLPVFEAEFAVPISVGGYANATPLQVSTAYRCAVVLRDLIMPYLLRRMKADVNAQLTKKTEHVLFCSLTAEQRSVYRAFLASSEVEQILDGSRNSLYGIDVMRKICNHPDLLEREHSCKNPDYGNPVRSGKMKVVAQVLKVWKEQGHRVLLFTQTQQMLDILENFVVGVGYTYRRMDGLTPIKQRMALIDEFNNSDDVFIFILTTRVGGLGTNLTGADRVIIFDPDWNPSTDMQARERAWRIGQTKDVTVYRLITRGTIEEKVYHRQIYKHFLTNKILNNPQQRRFFRSRDMKDLFTLNDDEKDGSTETSNIFSQLSEAINVVGVHDDNQNKPSLTESAPSAASDKRNGSDTENKGKEMDDHSDGEVDEERNILRSLFDAHGIHSAMNHDALMNAHDEEKMKLEEQASQVAQRAAEALRQSRMLRRQENIAVPTWTGKSGAAGAPSASGRRFGSTMNSHMISKTRSSDELVNREANRPNGLVAGASSGKVLSSAELLAKIRGNQQRAVNQGLEHQFGLASSSNNFGRSADTRPRESKNSATQPEVLIRQLYTFIQQNGGSSSTASIVDHFKDRIPSKDLPLFKNLLKEIATLEKNSGGSSWVLKPEYQE; this is encoded by the exons ATGATACAACTCTCCAGCATGCTCTTGCTTCTGATCGTTTAAAGAGTCTGATTAAAACAAAGGCTCAACTTGAGAAGAAAATTTCAGATGGTTCCCCAGATCTTGAGTACAGGAACTTGATAAAGAATATTGTCAAGGAAGAGCGTAATTCCAAACGAAAGCCAAAGGACGTTAAGAAATTGATCAAGAATCAGAGCAAAAGGCTGAAAAGAGCTTCTTTTAGCGAGGATGATGATTTTGATGCAGTTCTAAATGCAGCATCTGCGGGGTTTGTTGAAACA GAAAGAGATGAATTAGTCCGCAGAGGAATTTTCACCCCTTTCCACAAGCTTAGGGGTTTTGAACGCCGTATTCAAGAGCCTGGTTCATCCAGCAGGCATGATGTTATCGAGAATGCAGATGAGAATGATCAGGTTGCTTCGTCCAGCCTAGCCAGGGCTGTCCGTTCAATCACTGAGGCTGCTCAGGCTCGTCCAACAACGAAGTTGCTTGATTCAGAAGCATTACCAAAACTGGATGCACCCACTCATCCTTTTCAAAGGTTAAGAGTGCCATTGAGAATTAAGCATTCTCTAGACAATGATGTGGAGAAAAATAAAGAtacaaaaaggaagaagaaaaggccAGTTCCTGCCAaaatttggagaaaaaaaatatCCCGTGAAGAGAAAACATTTGAGGGAAATG ATGCTAGGAACTCTggtaatgaagatgatgatggagAAGATGCTGTAGATCTGGATGGTGAAGGACCTAGTTTTGTTGCGTTAGAAGGTGGGCTGAGGATTCCTGAAGCAATTTTTAGCAAACTTTTTGATTATCAAAGGGTTGGCGTCCAGTGGTTATGGGAACTCCACTGTCAAAGAGCTGGTGGGATAATTGGAGATGAGATGGGCCTTGGTAAAACCATACAGGTCATAGCTTTCCTGGGGTCATTGCATTTCAGCTTTATGTATAAGCCAAGTATTATTATCTGTCCTGTCACACTCTTACGGCAATGGAGAAGAGAAGTTCAAAAGTGGTATCCAAGGTTTCATGTGGAATTATTGCATGATTCTGCTCAGGATGCACCTGGTATGAAGAAACAGAAATCTTCTAGCGAGAGTGATGATGATGAGTTTCTTGATAGCGATATTGAAGAAACTTTACCTTCTAAAACTACCAAAAAATGGGATTCTTTGATCAACCGTGTTCTTAGGTCAGATTCTGGCCTGCTGATCACCACTTATGAGCAACTTAGGTTGCTGGGCGAGAAGTTACTTGATATTGAATGGGGATATGCAGTTCTGGATGAAGGACATCGCATTCGAAATCCGAATGCAGAAATTACGCTTGTTTGCAAACAGTTGCAGACCGTGCACCGTATAATAATGACAGGTGCACCAATTCAGAACAAGCTGAGTGAGTTATGGtctttgtttgactttgtcTTCCCAGGAAAATTGGGCGTCTTGCCTGTATTTGAAGCCGAATTTGCAGTTCCCATATCTGTTGGTGGTTATGCTAATGCGACCCCTTTGCAAGTTTCCACAGCTTACAG ATGTGCCGTTGTCCTGCGTGACCTGATCATGCCCTACCTCCTGCGTCGCATGAAGGCTGATGTAAATGCCCAGCTAACAAAAAAGACGGAACATGTCCTGTTTTGCAGCCTTACTGCAGAGCAGAGGTCTGTCTACCGGGCATTCTTAGCTAGCTCTGAGGTGGAACAGATCTTGGATGGTAGCAGAAATTCTCTTTATGGTATTGATGTGATGCGAAAAATTTGTAACCATCCTGATCTGCTTGAGAGAGAGCATTCCTGCAAAAATCCAGATTATGGAAATCCTGTGCGCAGTGGCAAAATGAAAGTTGTTGCCCAAGTGCTCAAGGTGTGGAAGGAACAGGGTCACCGTGTTCTTCTTTTTACTCAAACGCAGCAGATGCTTGATATACTTGAGAATTTTGTAGTAGGTGttggctacacttatcggagaATGGATGGTCTGACTCCTATAAAGCAAAGAATGGCTTTGATAGATGAATTCAATAATTCGGATGATGTTTTCATCTTCATCTTAACAACCAGAGTTGGTGGTCTGGGAACAAATTTAACGGGTGCTGATAGAGTGATTATTTTTGACCCAGACTGGAACCCGTCAACTGATATGCAG GCAAGGGAGCGAGCTTGgcgtattggccaaacaaaagacGTGACTGTTTACAGATTGATTACTCGTGGTACCATTGAAGAGAAGGTTTATCACCGTCAAATTTATAAACACTTTCTTACCAACAAAATCTTGAATAATCCACAACAGAGAAGATTCTTCAGATCACGAGATATGAAGGATCTTTTCACATTGAATGATGATGAGAAGGATGGTTCTACTGAAACATCCAATATTTTTAGTCAGTTATCTGAAGCTATAAATGTGGTAGGGGTGCATGATGATAATCAGAATAAGCCATCTCTGACAGAGTCGGCCCCTTCTGCTGCAAGTGACAAACGTAATGGCTCAGATACTGAAAATAAAGGGAAAGAGATGGATGACCACAGTGATGGGGAAGTTGATGAAGAAAGAAACATCTTGCGGAGCCTTTTTGATGCTCATGGGATTCAT AGTGCCATGAATCATGACGCTCTCATGAATGCTCATGATGAGGAGAAGATGAAGCTGGAGGAACAAGCCTCCCAAGTGGCACAGAGAGCCGCAGAAGCATTGCGGCAGTCACGAATGCTTCGACGCCAAGAAAATATAGCTGTTCCTACCTGGACAGGTAAATCTGGAGCTGCTGGTGCACCATCTGCTAGCGGAAGAAGATTTGGCTCTACCATGAATTCTCATATGATTAGCAAAACAAGATCATCTGATGAATTAGTTAACAGAGAGGCAAACAGGCCAAATGGGTTAGTTGCTGGGGCTTCTTCAGGTAAAGTATTATCTTCAGCTGAAttattggccaaaattagaggAAACCAACAGAGAGCTGTTAATCAAGGGCTTGAACATCAGTTTGGCCTGGCTTCAAGTTCCAATAACTTTGGGAGGTCTGCAGACACCAGACCTAGGGAATCAAAGAATTCGGCTACGCAGCCAGAAGTATTAATTCGTCAACTCTATACATTTATTCAGCAGAATGGTGGAAGCTCAAGTACTGCCAGCATCGTGGACCATTTCAAGGACAGAATACCATCGAAGGATCTTCCATTGTTTAAAAATCTTCTGAAGGAAATAGCTACGTTGGAGAAAAACTCGGGTGGTTCGTCCTGGGTTTTAAAGCCTGAGTATCAAGAATGA
- the LOC113716301 gene encoding uncharacterized protein At1g03900-like, with product MSFEDDEESFEHTLLVVREVSVYKIPPRSTSGGYKCGEWLQSDKIWSGRLRVVSCNTRCEIRLEDPNSGELFAACFINPGQRENSVEPALDSSRYFVLKIEDGTGKHAFIGLGFNERNEAFDFNVALSDHEKYVRREHEKETGGAAGEGSDDSHIDIHPAVNHRLKEGETIRINVKNKPSSGTGMLSAAGMSSGHPGTVKAKTLSLAPPPSGGVRIRSPLPPPPNDSAAARTTSGSHNTTLKVPEEVARHSADPLADLSQLEKNLPTATGTGSNKATAAGWAAF from the exons ATGTCCTTTGAGGACGACGAAGAATCCTTCGAGCACACCCTTCTGGTGGTCCGCGAGGTCTCCGTATACAAAATCCCTCCACGTTCCACCAGCGGCGGCTACAAGTGTGGAGAATGGTTACAGTCCGACAAGATCTGGTCCGGTCGACTTAGGGTCGTGTCCTGCAATACCCGGTGCGAGATACGACTCGAGGATCCGAACTCCGGTGAGCTATTCGCTGCTTGTTTTATTAATCCTGGTCAGAGAGAGAACTCCGTGGAGCCTGCTCTCGACTCTTCTAGGTACTTTGTGTTGAAAATTGAAGACGGAACTGGGAAGCACGCCTTCATTGGATTAGGCTTCAATGAGAGGAACGAGGCTTTTGATTTCAATGTGGCGTTGTCTGATCACGAGAAATATGTTAGGAGAGAGCATGAGAAGGAGACTGGCGGTGCCGCCGGTGAAGGCAGTGACGATAGTCATATCGATATTCACCCAGCTGTCAATCATAGGTTAAAG GAAGGTGAAACTATCCGAATTAATGTGAAGAACAAACCTTCTAGTGGAACAGGCATGCTTTCAGCTGCAGGAATGTCAAGTGGACATCCTGGAACTGTAAAGGCCAAAACTCTAAGCCTAGCACCACCCCCCAGTGGAGGAGTGAGGATTAGGTCTCCTCTCCCACCCCCTCCCAATGATTCTGCAGCTGCTAGGACGACTTCGGGAAGCCATAATACTACTCTCAAGGTGCCTGAGGAAGTTGCCAGACATTCTGCTGATCCACTGGCAGATCTGTCACAACTTGAG AAGAATCTTCCTACAGCCACTGGAACAGGTTCTAATAAGGCCACTGCAGCTGGATGGGCTGCTTTTTGA